The following is a genomic window from Miscanthus floridulus cultivar M001 chromosome 14, ASM1932011v1, whole genome shotgun sequence.
ATCTTCCAAATTTGCATGTTGGAATTAATCTAGCTATAAGACAATTCTATTTATGTTCTTCCAGATTGCTGAATGCAGTACATCACGGAATCTTTTGTCTTTCTGCATTGCCGTGCTGCTACCATGAATTCTGATAGCCATTTTTTCATATGCACAGGGGACAATGTCTGCCCAGTCCCATTATGGGAAAGAGAATTCTGCCGCAACGCTTACGACATTCCTTGGGAGACCTTCTGCGATAACAAGCGATTTATTGAAATATTATTCAAAAACGTCATGGACTGGGATGATTCAGGAGCGCTCAAGAATTTCGAGGACGCAAAGGAAAGGTTCAGGGCAAAATATTTTGGCAAACCTTATGAGGATCCTGTGCTAGACCCTGATATATACATCGATGAGGTCGATAACCACTGCAAAGTTGACCCGGAGTTGGTTGCTGGCCTCGATAAGATAGCTGGCCTGGACTTGGTAGCCGACCTGGGTTTGGGAGGCATGGGCAACATGACACCCATGGATTGGGGAGCACCTATTGGCAATCTGATACCCACGGGATGGGGACAACCGGTTCCTAATCTGAAACCCACTGGATGGGGGGATCCAGCCAATCCGACACCTGACACTGCTTGGGGTGGACAGGGAAATCAAAGACCAGAGGCGGTCTGGGGAGCCCAGCCTTCATGCACACCAAACAACGGTAACATTAACTTGCATGGAGGTAGACCATCCAACAATTTGCACCAGCAGGGGGTGGATCCAGGCCACCCGTCATCTGGAACTGCAAGGATGCTGCCCGGCGGTGTCAGGATATGGATCAGTGGCGtcagcggtggcggcggtggtgctgGCAGGAATTGgaacggtggcggtggcggcggtggccgtGGCAGCAATTGGAATAGCGGCGGCCGCGGCAATCAGATGGACCAGGCCGAGGGGCAAAACCAGCAGAGGAACCGTGGCAGCATGCAGAGGAACCAGAACGTGTGGCATCACCAGATGAGGAGCATCGGCCGGCAGCAGCAGGGTCAGAGGGGAAGGAAGATGGAGTGGCGTTCGGTTCAGCAAAACAGGGCTCCCAAAGATGATCCTGCCGCTTGATCTCGCAAGCCAGGCGAGCCCTGTAAAGATGATCCTGCTGCTGATGGCACAGGTGGTGCCTGTAAATACAATGTTTGTTTGTTGGAGCTGTGTGCTGCCGCTGCTGCAGCTCTTCCGGAGCTGCTGTAGTCTTGGTTTACTTCTGTGGTACTGATGATGTTATAATGTTAATGTTAATGGGAGCATGACAGTTTGGTGCAAAGTTAATAGTTCCCCGCCTGGTTATATTGCACTGTCTATGCATAGAGTACTCGTTTATTACTAGCTCTGCTCATCTTTTCAGTGCAGCCTGCAGACAGAGAGTATGACGCGATGGTCTATGGTCCGGATGTTCCGGTCGCTCCGGCCCGGCCACAAATATTGACGCCGGCCATGTCTCCGGCCGCCACGACATCCATCAGGAGAGATGAGGAAGGGAAACTGAACCGTGCGTGTGCAGGCACGTCACTGAACATTCTGTCAGCATCGGTCGGTCGGTCTCGTTCGTCTCGCCCACGCTTACGACACGAGCTCCTCTGCTTTCGCTCCTCCCTGCGAatccgcgccgccgccggtgccCGCGCTAGGTCTTTGCCGCCGATCCCCCTCGCTCGCTTCCGGCAGGGGCGACCCGCACGGTCGggatggtggaggtggaggaggtgagcgACAGGATGCGGTCGCAGATGCGGCTCCACCACGGGGACGGGGAGGTGGAGGGCGACGCCGACCTCCCGCTGCCGGCCCTCTTCGACAGGGCGTCGCGGCTCCACGCGCTCGCCTGCAGCTCCGCCCTCGGCCAGGTTCGTTCCTTCCTTCGTTCCCGCCCTCTCCTCTTCTCCCCCGGCTCGCTTCATCCGTCCTTTCCCGTAATCGCCAACAGTTAGGCTTGGGTTTCTGCTTGTGGACAGGAAGGGGTCCGCGAGGGTGTGGAGCTGCTGCGGCGCTGCGACGGCATGGTCGGCAAGCTCGGCCTCTTCTCTCCCAACGAGACCAAGGAGGACGTCTCCACCGCCAACCTCAAGTACCTACTCGTATGTCCGTCGTCCGCCCGCCCCCCTCTCCTCACTCTGTTCTGCTCACTGTACACGTTCATGGAACAGGGCGTAATAAGATGGTAGTACTATACGCCTAGTCATTTAGTCCGTTGTCGGTAGTCACATGTCACTTTTTAGTCAGTTTTCAGTACAATCGCAGCAGTGCTAGGAAACCTGGAATTGTTTCGGTGATTCACTTATTGATCATTTGTTAGGTTATTGTTATGTCTCTTCAGCCCGTTCGGCTGGTCAGGCTGTGCTGAttttggatgattcaatagtattctgcgagagagaataagctaaaacaagCTTATCTCTGGTTGGAACTTTAGGTCCCATACTACCTTGCGGAAATGACTGAGAAGATATCACAGGACGATCGGATCCCGATACTTAAGGCATCACAGCACCATGCGAAGGCCAGTAATTTACTATGCCACATTGTTTTTGTAGATGCAGCTTCTTTTTTGGGTTGGTTTGTAAGATATGTCTCACATGGTAGGTACAGGTACTCTGTCGTCATGCCTCCTGTTTCTCATGTATTAGTAAATAATAATAACTCCTTTTGTGCTCTACAGGAGTTCATTGCTCTATGTGAAGTGCTGGAACTTATTCCAGAGGACGAGCTAGAATTATCTAGACAGGAGCAGCCTGATACTATGGCTAACAGAAGAGCGCAGAAGGTGAGACCGAATTACATTTTTCCCCTTCAACTTGTTGAGCAGTTTGTCTCTATAATTGAAACAGGGTAACAAATGGAACATAGTTCTCTCATCATGCTTGCATAATCTTTAATGCGTAAGCTTATCACTCATATCGTAGCATGTTTAGGGTGGGATTTTCCTGCAAAGTTCGCTCCTTACAATTTCATGATCCAGGTCGCCCGGTTCAAACGTCAAAGGGCTACAGAAACGAAGCTCCAAGAGATCAAAGAGAGGAAAGAAAGGCGTGCACGTTCATCGAGAGCAGCTGCTTTATCTGCTCCCATTGAAACTGGGGAGGAAGATGATCTGGAAGATGATGGGGAGGAAGAAAGAGAGGTTAGCATCCCACAACTGAAGCTGTTATGTGTTCATGATATGTTTATTCTGGTTCTATCTTTCAGCATATTCAAATTAGAATGAGCTGTGATATTTAGACCTTAGAGAATAAAAATTTGCTCTCCCTGATACCTctgattttaatttattaagtttgTGATGCTTATAGGGGAGCTTTACGAATTTGATGCATGTAGCTACTAGCTAGGTTCTTAAATACCTGCAGGGAGCTACCACATGCCCTGTCATGCTCCTTTTTGTGCATACCAAGCCGATGAGGATCTTTCTTGTTCTCTCTGATAAGACTGACGCAGCCCTACCATAGAATTTATCCCATagcaataaaatccatactacacaacaacaacaacaacaacaaagcctttaagttccAAACAAATTGGGGtatgctagagttgaaacccagcagaaacaatcaaggttcaggtacgtgaatagctgttttccaagcactcctatctaaggctaagtctttaggtatattccatcatttcaagttttcttttattgtctctacccaagtcaacttcggtcttcctctacttctcttcatgttactatcctggcttaggattccactacgcaccggtgtctttagaggtcttcgttggacatgtccaaaccatctcaaccggtgttggataaacttttcttcaattgatgttaaccctaatctatcacgtatattatCGTTCCGAACtgaatcccttcttgtatgaccgcaaatccaacgcaacatacgcatttccgcgacacttatctgttgaacatgtcgtcttttcgtaggccaatattctgcaccatataacatagcaggtctaatcgccgtcctataaaacttgccttttagcttctgtgatacccttttgtcacatatgacaccagatgcttggcgccacttcatccaccctgctttgattctatggctaacatcttcatcaatatccccgtctctctctAGCATTCatcataaatatcgaaaggtatcctttctaggcactacttgaccttccaaactaataacTTCTTCCTTCCGAGTAGTAGtgctgaagtcacatctcatatactcagttttagttctactaagtctaaaacctttggactacAAAGTCTCtcaccataactccagtttctgattcactctcgtccggctttcatcaactagcactacatcatccgcgaaaaatatacaccaagggatgtccccttgtatgtcccttgtgacctcatccatcactaaagcaaacagataagggctcaaagctgacccttgatgtagtcctatcctaatcggaaagtcatccgtgtctccatcatttgttcgaacactagtcacatcATTGTTGTAAATGTCCTTAATGAGTCCGACAtatttcgttgggactttatgtttgtccaaagcccaccacataacattccttggtattttatcataagccttctccaagtcaataaaaatcatgtgtaggtccttcttctccctataccgctccataatttgtcttattaagaaaatgacttccgtggttgaccttccgggcatgaaaccaaattggttcatagagacccgcgttattgctctcaagcgatgctcgataactctctcccataacttcatagtatgtctcatcaacttaatttccccggtaattagtacaacgttgaatatcccctttattcttgtagatcggtaccaatatacttctcctccactcatcaggtatcttgttcgatcgaaaaatatggttgaacagcttgattagccatactatagctatgtccccgaggcatctccacacctcgattgggatatcattcggtcccattgtcttaccttctttcatccttttcaacgtctctctgacctcaaatccttggattctccgcacaaagcgtctatttgtgtcatcaaaagagtcatccaactgaaaggttgtgtcagcattctcaccattgaataatttatcaaaatactctttccatcgatgtcggatctcatcctccttcaccaaaagATGCGCCATTTCAtctttaatgcacttaacttgtttgaagtcccttgtctttctctcacgaaccctagtcatcttataaatgtcattctctccttctttcgtactcaaatgttagtaaagatcctcgtacgctctaccctttgccacacttacaactcgatttgtagtcttctttgccaccttgtacttctctatgttgtccacactcctgtcatggtaaaagcgtctatagcattctttcttttccttaatagccctttggacttactcgttccaccaccaagtatctttagcctcgtctccacttcctttggttgctccacacacctctgaggctaccttccgaatgttggttgtcatttcttctatatgttgtttatgtcctcttcttccttccaagagtcctctttgataaccctttccctgaatacctctaacgtctcccctttcagttttcaccactttgttctttcaatcttagcttgtttatccctacgggcacgcacctgaaaacgaaagtctgccacctaaaagcttatgttgagaaacaacacactccccttggtatcaccttgcaacccaagcatgctcgtttgtcctttcttcttgcgaggacaaagtcaatctggttagtgttgtccgctactgaaggtcactagatgagattctctctttctaaagaaagtgttggctatcatcaggtcaaaaactaccgcgaagtccagaactttcctcccccttcctgattcctactacctatacccaaaacctccatgaactgcctcgaaacatgtgcttgtagtatcctacatgcccattaatatctcctcctataaaaagcttctcactactaggtacagctctaatcaggccatctaagtatttcccagaactgtctcttagcactcatcgtcgaggcctacttgaggggcatacgcactaattacgttcaagaccatatcaccaacgataagcttgactaagataatcctatctccttgccttctcactcccaccacaccattcttgatggctcttatcaatcaaaactcctactccatttctattcgcgattgTCCCTATGTactaaagcttgaaacctgtattgtccacctccttcgccttctgaccctttcatttagtctcttgaacgcataatatatttacatgccccctagtcgcggtatcaactaattttcttaacttatctgtaagcgaccctacatttcaactacctaaacggattctagttggttcgactagctttcttattcttcgcacccgtcgactcagatgtgaagacccttgctcatttttcactacacccggacgTCGATGTAGCGCGctac
Proteins encoded in this region:
- the LOC136504760 gene encoding uncharacterized protein isoform X2; translated protein: MAASNLLRDVDGHGDNSDGTSLPPLPRPDNGDNVCPVPLWEREFCRNAYDIPWETFCDNKRFIEILFKNVMDWDDSGALKNFEDAKERFRAKYFGKPYEDPVLDPDIYIDEVDNHCKVDPELVAGLDKIAGLDLVADLGLGGMGNMTPMDWGAPIGNLIPTGWGQPVPNLKPTGWGDPANPTPDTAWGGQGNQRPEAVWGAQPSCTPNNGNINLHGGRPSNNLHQQGVDPGHPSSGTARMLPGGVRIWISGVSGGGGGAGRNWNGGGGGGGRGSNWNSGGRGNQMDQAEGQNQQRNRGSMQRNQNVWHHQMRSIGRQQQGQRGRKMEWRSVQQNRAPKDDPAA
- the LOC136504760 gene encoding uncharacterized protein isoform X1: MARCVSFLFSLPNPRHGAAAHARVLPPTPISRSHPGDPPDRDGGGSGRQDAVASAAQPPGGGGRRRPPAGGPPRRGVTAPRRRPGDNVCPVPLWEREFCRNAYDIPWETFCDNKRFIEILFKNVMDWDDSGALKNFEDAKERFRAKYFGKPYEDPVLDPDIYIDEVDNHCKVDPELVAGLDKIAGLDLVADLGLGGMGNMTPMDWGAPIGNLIPTGWGQPVPNLKPTGWGDPANPTPDTAWGGQGNQRPEAVWGAQPSCTPNNGNINLHGGRPSNNLHQQGVDPGHPSSGTARMLPGGVRIWISGVSGGGGGAGRNWNGGGGGGGRGSNWNSGGRGNQMDQAEGQNQQRNRGSMQRNQNVWHHQMRSIGRQQQGQRGRKMEWRSVQQNRAPKDDPAA
- the LOC136504760 gene encoding uncharacterized protein isoform X3, translating into MAAWNRSRDVNSDPEHSGRTSRPPLPRPDNGDNVCPVPLWEREFCRNAYDIPWETFCDNKRFIEILFKNVMDWDDSGALKNFEDAKERFRAKYFGKPYEDPVLDPDIYIDEVDNHCKVDPELVAGLDKIAGLDLVADLGLGGMGNMTPMDWGAPIGNLIPTGWGQPVPNLKPTGWGDPANPTPDTAWGGQGNQRPEAVWGAQPSCTPNNGNINLHGGRPSNNLHQQGVDPGHPSSGTARMLPGGVRIWISGVSGGGGGAGRNWNGGGGGGGRGSNWNSGGRGNQMDQAEGQNQQRNRGSMQRNQNVWHHQMRSIGRQQQGQRGRKMEWRSVQQNRAPKDDPAA